A single Arcanobacterium canis DNA region contains:
- a CDS encoding DUF4244 domain-containing protein, which yields MMKNLWAKLAGRKVEDGMVSAEYAVGTVATTSAAGVLIWIFQQDWFKELIASLFKTLFSSFI from the coding sequence ATGATGAAGAATCTCTGGGCAAAGCTCGCTGGACGCAAAGTGGAAGACGGAATGGTTTCAGCAGAATACGCAGTGGGCACAGTGGCGACGACGTCTGCGGCTGGAGTCTTGATTTGGATCTTCCAACAGGATTGGTTCAAGGAGTTGATTGCTTCACTCTTTAAGACCCTCTTCTCCTCATTTATCTGA